The DNA segment ACAATTCGCAAATTTGTATAGTTGAAAATATTAATGACGTAATTGCAATTGAGAAAACAAGGCAATACAACGGCTCGTATCATGTTTTAAACGGTTTAATTTCTCCTATGGACGGAATAGGTCCGGATAATATTGAAATCGATTCTTTGGTTGAGAGATTAGAAAATTCAAAAACAGAAGAAATTATATTAGCACTGAATACAACTCCGGAGGGAGATACAACAAACTACTATTTATATAAGAAAATATCAGATTTTAACATTAAAGTAACTGTTTTATCAAAGGGGGTTTCAATAGGAAGTGAGTTGCAATATACCGATGAAATAACTCTCGGAAAATCAATTGTAAACAGAATTATATTTGAAAATTAATTGCAAAGTACACAAGACATTTTAATTTTGTAATGTAAGAAAACGAAAACTATAGAAAACATCAATGAAGTTGTCAATAATAATAGTAAACTACAATGTAAAATATTTTCTTGAGCAATGCCTGTATTCTGTAAAGAAAGCACAAGAGGACTTTGCAAATATTTTCGGCAGCAATTCTTCTGAAGTTTTTGTTGTAGATAATAACTCGCAAGATGATTCTTGTGAAATGATTAAAGCAAACTTTTCCGGAATAAAACTGATTGAGAATAAAAAAAATGTAGGATTCTCATCCGCAAATAACCAGGCAATTAAATTGGCAAAAGGAGAATATATCTTATTGTTAAATCCTGACACACTTGTAAGTGAAGACACCTTTTCAAAAGTCGTTAATTTTATTGATAAAAATAATGATGCCGGAGGTCTGGGGGTTCACATGATTGACGGTTCCGGCAAATTTCTTCCTGAGTCTAAACGATCTTTTCCTTCCCCTGCCGTATCTTTCTATAAGATGTTCGGTTTATCTTCGTTATTTCCTAAATCTGAAAAATTCGGGAAATATCATCTTAGTTACTTAGATAAAAATAAAACACATGAAGTTGAAGTGTTATCCGGTGCATTTATGCTGTTGCGAAAAAAAACATTAGATAAATCCGGGCTTTTAGACGAAGATTTTTTTATGTACGGAGAAGATATTGATATGTCTTATCGAGTTATAAAAGCAGGTTATAAGAATTATTTCTTCTCGGAAACATCAATTATTCATTACAAAGGAGAAAGCACAAAAAAAGGAAGTTTAAATTATGTGTTTATGTTTTACAATGCAATGGTAATTTTTGCAAAAAAACATTTCTCAAATAAAAAAGTTGCAATTTTCTCTGTATTAATAAGGCTGGCTGTTTGGTTCAGAGCGGCATTATCATTTTCAAAAAGAATTTTTAAATCTGCATTATTGCCTGTATTAGATGCAACAGTCTTTTATGCCGGATTTTATTTTATTAAACCGATTTGGGAAGCATATAATTTCAATAAAGAGGGTTATTACCCGAAAGAATATATGATTTATGCTGTTCCCGTATATGTAGCATTTTGGGTTCTTTCTGTTTATATTGCAAAAGGCTACAAACGACCTTTAGATTCTAAAAAATTATTTAAAGGAATTTTAGCCGGCTCATTCGTAATTTTAGTATTTTATTCATTGCTGAATGAAGAATTTCGATATTCAAGAGCATTATTATTGCTGGGAACTGCTTGGTCAATGTTTTTCTCATGGCTGTTAAGAGCAATATTTACTGTATTTAAATTTAAATATTTCGGATTTAAAAAGAAAAGTGAAAAGAAAATACTTGTTGTTTCAGATTCTGATGAATATTTAAGAATAAAAAAACTAATCAACTCAGCAGAAAATAACGATGAAAAGGTAGGCATTACTCCATTTAAAAAATATAATGAAGATAATCTTTTTCACTTACTTAGCATAGAAATTAAAGAAAGAAAAATAAACGAAATTATATTCAGTTTAAAAAATATAACCGTTGATGACGTCATCAATATAATGAAAAAATTGCAGGGAAGTTCTGTTGAAATAAAAATTGCACACCACAAAACACAATCTGTAATCGGAAGCAATTCGATTCACTCATCCGGAGAACTGTATGTGTCAGATGTTAAGACTATTGTGAAACCGGTTAATGTCAGAATAAAAAGATTCAGTGATATATTTTTTTCAATTATTTTTCTTATTTCTTATCCGATTTTATTTTTGTTGGTCGAAAATAAAGTAAACTTTATAAAAAATATTTTTAAGGTATTATCAGGAAAATATTCTTGGGTAGGATATGCCGGCAATAATACCTCTGTTCCGAAAAAATTGCCTGAAATTAAAAAAGGTATTCTCTCGCCTGTTAATTTCCCGATATTTGATGAAAAAGAAATTCTGAGAATTAATATGTTATATGCGAGGAAATATAATTTAACCGATGATATTTATATCATTTATAAATCATTTGATAAGATTGGTAATAAAAAATTGTAATATATTAATTTAAAAATTATATTTGTCGCATATCTAAAATAACTATTTATTATATAGGCACATGAAGAAAATATTATTATTATTTATTTCGCTGGCATTATTCTTTAATAGTTCTGATGCTCAGACAAAAAGGAGCAAAAACAAGAAATTAATAGCAGCACAAGATCTTTTTGCTAATTACAGATATAAAGGAGCAAAGAAGTTATATTCAGAATTGTTGAAATCAGAAAAGGGAAACTTAGAATATAATTTTTATACGGGTATTTGCGAATTATATACAGATGAGGAAGATAAAGCAATGGAACATTTTGATTTCATTATAAATGATTATAAAAAAAGTAAAAAAGAAAGCGATTATACCAAAGCAGCTGTTTTTTATAAAGCGAAAGTTTATCATAACCTCTATCAATTTGATGAAGAAGTAGAAACATTAAAAACACTATCATCTTTTGCCTTAAGTGATAATGAGAAAAAAGAGATGGAAACTTCAATAAATAATGCCGATTTTGCAAAACAATTATTTTTTGACTTTAAGCCCATTATTGTTACTCGTCTTGATATTTTAAATTCAGGATATGACGATCATACGCCGGTTCCTACCGCAAACGGTTCAAAATTATATTTTACCTCAAAAAGACCGGGAGGAATAAGCGGAGAAGCAATCAGCGAAGAAGGAAAATACTTTGAGGATATTTGGTCGTGGGAAGAAAACTCGGAACCTGTGAATATAGGGTTGCCGGTTAACACAAAAGAACATGATGCAACAGGCGGACTGTCATTAGACGGTAAAATAATATTTATTTATAAATCATCAGAAGACAGACTCGGAGATATATATACGAGTACTTTAGAAAACAATTCATGGACAGAACCAAAAAAGTTAGGAAAAAACATAAATAAACGAAAAAGTACAGAGAGACATGTTGCTCTTTCTCCTGACGGTAAAACATTATATTTTTCAAGTGACAGAAAAGACGGTAAAGGCGGAAGAGACATTTGGGTGTCAAACTTAAAAGATGACGGAACTTGGGGCGAGCCCTCAAATATTAATAT comes from the Bacteroidales bacterium genome and includes:
- a CDS encoding glycosyltransferase family 2 protein — translated: MKLSIIIVNYNVKYFLEQCLYSVKKAQEDFANIFGSNSSEVFVVDNNSQDDSCEMIKANFSGIKLIENKKNVGFSSANNQAIKLAKGEYILLLNPDTLVSEDTFSKVVNFIDKNNDAGGLGVHMIDGSGKFLPESKRSFPSPAVSFYKMFGLSSLFPKSEKFGKYHLSYLDKNKTHEVEVLSGAFMLLRKKTLDKSGLLDEDFFMYGEDIDMSYRVIKAGYKNYFFSETSIIHYKGESTKKGSLNYVFMFYNAMVIFAKKHFSNKKVAIFSVLIRLAVWFRAALSFSKRIFKSALLPVLDATVFYAGFYFIKPIWEAYNFNKEGYYPKEYMIYAVPVYVAFWVLSVYIAKGYKRPLDSKKLFKGILAGSFVILVFYSLLNEEFRYSRALLLLGTAWSMFFSWLLRAIFTVFKFKYFGFKKKSEKKILVVSDSDEYLRIKKLINSAENNDEKVGITPFKKYNEDNLFHLLSIEIKERKINEIIFSLKNITVDDVINIMKKLQGSSVEIKIAHHKTQSVIGSNSIHSSGELYVSDVKTIVKPVNVRIKRFSDIFFSIIFLISYPILFLLVENKVNFIKNIFKVLSGKYSWVGYAGNNTSVPKKLPEIKKGILSPVNFPIFDEKEILRINMLYARKYNLTDDIYIIYKSFDKIGNKKL
- the recR gene encoding recombination mediator RecR, producing MQDIDYSSKLLNNAVAEFAKLPGIGSKTALRLVLHLLKKTEEDVTVFGETIIELKKKIKKCKICKNVSDYDVCEICKNKQRNNSQICIVENINDVIAIEKTRQYNGSYHVLNGLISPMDGIGPDNIEIDSLVERLENSKTEEIILALNTTPEGDTTNYYLYKKISDFNIKVTVLSKGVSIGSELQYTDEITLGKSIVNRIIFEN